From Salminus brasiliensis chromosome 21, fSalBra1.hap2, whole genome shotgun sequence, a single genomic window includes:
- the acot8 gene encoding acyl-coenzyme A thioesterase 8, whose amino-acid sequence MAESGAELKPEVMDVAGSLTGTPDLRSVLVTSVLNLEKLDTDLYRGKHHWVPRSQRLFGGQIVGQALVAAAKSVTDHMHAHSLHCYFVRAGDPKVPVLYQVERIRDGRSFCVRSVKAIQHGHPILICQASFHMLQPSPLEHQFTMPSVPPPDALLTVEELIQKYLSNPNVTDLTKQGLNKILANEVPIEIKPVNPPDFQRRVALEPKKLFWVRARGHIGEEDMKLHCCVAAYVSDYAFLPTALLPYPNYRAQFLVSLDHAMWFHSTFRSDEWMLYECESPWAGGSRGLVQGRLWRQDGVLAASCAQEGVLRVTQMTPSKL is encoded by the exons ATGGCTGAATCGGGTGCAGAGTTGAAACCGGAGGTGATGGACGTCGCTGGGAGTCTCACCGGCACTCCGGATCTCCGGAGCGTTTTAGTCACCAGTGTTTTAAATCTGGAGAAACTTGACACCGACCTGTACAG AGGGAAGCATCACTGGGTTCCTCGGTCTCAGCGCCTGTTCGGTGGTCAGATAGTTGGTCAGGCTCTGGTAGCAGCAGCCAAATCTGTCACCGATCACATGCACGCCCATTCACTGCACTGTTACTTCGTACGAGCAG GAGACCCCAAAGTTCCAGTGCTTTACCAGGTGGAACGGATACGAGATGGCCGCAGTTTCTGCGTTCGATCAGTGAAAGCAATCCAGCATGGTCATCCGATACTGATATGTCAGGCATCCTTTCACATGCTGCAGCCCAGTCCACTGGAGCATCAGTTCACCATGCCCAGCGTCCCCCCACCGGATGCCCTGCTGACTGTTGAGGAGCTCATCCAGAAATACCTCAG CAATCCAAATGTGACTGATCTTACCAAGCAGGGTTTGAATAAAATACTTGCAAATGAGGTTCCCATCGAGATCAAACCAGTGAATCCGCCTGATTTCCAAAGACGTGTTGCTTTGGAACCAAAAAAACTGTTCTGGGTCCGAGCAAGGGGGCATATAG GGGAGGAAGACATGAAACTGCACTGTTGTGTTGCTGCTTATGTGTCAGACTACGCTTTCCTTCCCACTGCACTCCTGCCATACCCTAACTACAGGGCCCAATTCTTAGTCTCCCTTGACCATGCCATGTGGTTCCACAGCACATTCCGTTCAGACGAGTGGATGCTCTATGAATGTGAGAGTCCATGGGCAG GAGGAAGCAGGGGGCTAGTTCAAGGCCGCTTGTGGAGGCAAGATGGCGTTCTTGCAGCTTCTTGTGCACAAGAGGGAGTGTTAAGAGTCACACAGATGACGCCAAGTAAACTGTAA
- the srsf6b gene encoding serine and arginine rich splicing factor 6b, with product MPRVYVGRLSYHVREKDIQRFFSGYGKLLEIDLKNGYGFVEFEDTRDADDAVYELNGKELCGERVLVEHARGPRRDRDGYGGGYGGGGRSGSGYSSSSSSRSRSGRDKYGPPVRTEYRLIVENLSSRCSWQDLKDFMRQAGEVTYADAHKERTNEGVIEFRTYSDMRRALDKLDGTDINGRKIRLVEDKPKRRRSYSGSRSRSRSRRRSRSRSRRSRSSRSRSRSRSRSRSNSKRHSRSKSGRKSRSRSRRKSHSKSPAKSRSKKSRSRSRKSRSRSASRKSRSRSRSDARKSRSKSRSKPKSERGSRSHSKEKSVSKKSRSRSVSPMENGNDERPKSASRSPSPQEDRDRSKSPVKRSVSRSPSRSKSRSRSRSASQD from the exons ATGCCTCGTGTATACGTAGGCAGACTGAGCTACCACGTCCGCGAGAAGGACATTCAGAGGTTTTTCAGCGGTTACGGAAAACTGCTGGAAATTGACTTGAAGAACGG GTATGGCTTTGTGGAATTTGAGGACACCCGTGATGCCGATGATGCGGTGTATGAACTAAATGGCAAAGAGCTCTGTGGAGAGCGAGTCCTAGTTGAACATGCAAGAGGACCACGGCGCGACCGGGACGGATATGGTGGGGGTTATGGGGGTGGTGGGCGCA GTGGTAGTGGttatagcagcagcagtagcagcagaagCCGCTCTGGTCGAGATAAGTATGGACCACCTGTACGTACAGAGTATCGGTTGATTGTGGAGAACTTGTCCAGTCGCTGCAGCTGGCAGGACCTTAAG GATTTCATGCGACAGGCTGGCGAGGTGACCTACGCTGATGCCCACAAAGAACGGACCAATGAAGGAGTGATTGAGTTTCGCACCTACTCGGATATGAGAAGAGCACTGGACAAGTTAGATGGCACTGATATCAACGGCAGGAAAATCCGTCTTGTGGAGGACAAGCCTAAACGCCGCCGTTCTTACTCTGGGAGCAGATCTAG GTCTCGTAGCAGGCGTCGCTCTCGCAGCAGAAGCCGGAGGAGCAGGAGCTCACGAAGCCGCTCAAGGTCTCGCTCTCG CTCTCGATCCAACAGCAAGCGTCACTCTCGCTCAAAGTCTGGTCGCAAGTCCCGCTCCAGGTCTAGGAGAAAGTCCCACTCCAAGTCTCCGGCTAAGTCTCGCTCAAAGAAGTCCCGTTCTCGTTCACGGAAGTCTCGCAGTCGTTCGGCAAGCCGCAAGTCGCGCTCCCGCTCCCGTTCTGACGCCCGCAAGTCCCGATCAAAGAGTAGGTCAAAGCCTAAGTCTGAGCGAGGGTCGAGAAGCCATTCCAAGGAGAAGTCTGTGAGCAAGAAGTCACGCAGCCGCTCAGTCTCGCCGATGGAGAATGGAAACGATGAGCGGCCGAAGTCTGCCTCACGGTCTCCTTCACCCCAAGAGGATCGCGACCGCTCCAAATCACCTGTCAAACGTTCTGTGTCGCGGTCCCCTTCTCGATCAAAGTCCCGTTCACGTTCTAGGTCTGCCTCGCAGGACTGA